From Betta splendens chromosome 3, fBetSpl5.4, whole genome shotgun sequence, the proteins below share one genomic window:
- the uacab gene encoding uveal autoantigen with coiled-coil domains and ankyrin repeats protein isoform X1: MKSLKYRLKKHEVTITNTDWNKYDDRLMRAVERNEVDKVTAVLSKKGIIPTKLDVEGRSAFHLAATRGHLDCLGLILGHSVDVTAADATGKNVLHLASRNGHSQCVQKLLQHNCPVGNVDLQGRTALHDAVMAGCSSSVKLLCDSGASVNAADFDGRTPLMLATQMCHPHICQLLLERGADISIRDKLNKSALILGCEFSCKDAVEVLLKSSADVKVVDSLGHDAFHYARLSKNQELVAMVKSYLDKANREKEAARIEQWKRQHSVELEAAEANRKEQLIHDLERQNETLQENLRKYHQDQRALLDKVNVLQQQLSQEKTAAQDSQKEKDQLKALLTSKEREEGTRGPETVKVQLRSTLGDYSGQSVIKGKESILVKQAHSLDCDQMLQNPALSRSLSRPLDKSPATRWDVSGELEALRHELEAVKRQQQSGEEEIARLQSALNRKSRECQELVQSRDAIQKQADQQVQELEDALGDVQKRMLDSECKVKQLQAHVVAVKEHLGGQATEELRAQLQDVKAKYEGASNEVGRVRNRLKQSEKALEEYKSSESQLASETERLNQELGAVTAERDELAETLVEMDNRLKELQAKHSDKVPAEKFDNMKNLLTNAVDEKERQLAELRDDYDRVLEEVAELHQRLDGPSGATAAEEQHRIQAALEEQNASLKRKLMDVTTKSQALINEVRESEEERDALRDQLDKLKSSVETDFMPRKDHEETRRNMVIAVEELEDKLVEASERYGKAEAQVQQLQMERATMQQTISSLTAATEGHKREMEAMMSQNTHMTSTLELLQRKCEDREREFAQLSAQSQTLKQSLDAEYVPRKQHEQVKLELSSALETLQAEMLKMEKKEKQSGEEVKNVKEGNEKLKKELENVLLEMKRDYMSIKDHEAVRDKCNAAVLEAQNRAKEESTKYQLAQEETVKLTQELEAQRKELDTIQEAIQSRFIPLTAAKQKEQAHTEQVKELTAKLLDMEDKYNTERSVAEGSKLERDQLKRNLESLQQRLDTTGEKHHEVKEEFEALGQRLAEVTLQKVQLQEQNALSCNQLQSLQERLKSELTRIATYDAELQALHDALQQAQADCKKAREAQQEEAQRGAALHKELQLQRQQQLHTEEALEAELARLHMQLRREEESSAQRAEDVSALHSELLQATQALQDTRYNQDQMNQLTKDKQQLQEAAASLSSQLLSLTDACQAAQQQAAQARDGERRARGEVEAAQEKGRGIEREVRELKERYEQSLSTICDLQRRIQTSAQQTEAKDKKITELLTDVERLKQALNGLSQLAYTSNTPNKRQTQQMEALQAQIRSLQQQLADAERQHREVVSIYRTHLLSAAQGHMDEDVQAALLQIIRMRQEFVC, encoded by the exons AACACGGACTGGAACAAGTACGATGACCGGCTGATGAGAGCAGTGGAGCGTAACGAAGTGGACAAGGTGACTGCTGTTCTCAGCAAGAAGGGCATCATCCCCACCAAGCTGGACGTGGAGGGACGCTCTGC GTTTCACTTGGCGGCGACGCGAGGCCACCTCGACTGTCTGGGTCTGATCCTGGGACACAGTGTGGATGTCACAGCGGCTGATGCCACTG GTAAAAACGTTCTTCACCTGGCGTCGAGAAACGGACATTCTCAGTGTGTGCAGAAACTTTTGCAG CACAACTGTCCGGTTGGAAACGTGGACCTACAGGGACGCACTGCTCTGCATGATGCTG TGATGGCAGGCTGCTCCTCCAGCGTGAAACTGCTCTGTGACAGTGGGGCCTCTGTGAATGCAGCCGACTTT GACGGCAGGACTCCCCTGATGCTGGCAACCCAGATGTGTCATCCTCACATCTgccagctgctcctggagcgAGGGGCCGACATCTCCATCCGGGACAAACTAAACAA GTCGGCGCTGATCTTGGGCTGTGAGTTCAGCTGTAAAGATGCCGTGGAGGTTTTGCTGAAAAGCAGCGCTGATGTGAAAGTGGTGGACAGTTTGGGTCATGATGCATTTCACTACGCTCGCCTCAGCAAGAACCAGGAGCTGGTAGCAATGGTCAAAAGTTACCTGGACAAAGCCAACAGAG AAAAAGAGGCTGCAAGGATCGAGCAGTGGAAGCGGCAG CATTCAGTGGAGCTAGAGGCAGCTGAGGCCAACAGAAAAGAGCAGCTCATTCAT GACCTGGAGAGGCAGAATGAAACCTTGCAGGAAAATCTGAGGAAGTACCACCAGGACCAGAGAGCCCTGTTAGACAAGGTCAATGTGCTTCAGCAGCAACTCTCACAG gaaaAAACAGCTGCGCAAGACTCTCAGAAAGAG AAGGATCAGCTGAAGGCCCTGCTCACctcaaaggagagagaggaaggaacacGAGGGCCGGAGACCGTCAAGGTCCAGCTCCGCAGCACTTTG gGCGACTACTCTGGGCAGAGTGTGATCAAAG GTAAAGAAAGCATCTTGGTGAAACAAGCTCACAGCCTGGACTGTGATCAG atgctCCAGAATCCTGCTCTGTCCCGTTCACTGTCCAGACCCCTGGACAAGAGTCCAGCTACACGCTGGGATGTGTCTGGTGAATTGGAAGCACTCAGACACGAGCTTGAGGCAGTGAAGAGACAACAGCAgtcaggagaggaggaaattGCACGTCTTCAGTCCGCTTTGAACCGCAAAAGCCGAGAGTGTCAGGAACTGGTTCAGAGTCGAGACGCCATCCAAAAGCAGGCGGACCAGCAGGTTCAGGAACTGGAAGATGCCTTGGGGGACGTCCAGAAGAGAATGCTGGACTCTGAATGTAAGGTGAAGCAGCTACAAGCCCATGTAGTTGCAGTAAAAGAACACTTAGGAGGTCAAGCCACAGAAGAACTCCGTGCCCAGCTCCAGGACGTCAAGGCCAAGTATGAGGGCGCCTCGAACGAAGTGGGCCGCGTTAGAAACCGCCTCAAACAGAGCGAGAAGGCCTTGGAGGAGTACAAGTCCAGCGAAAGCCAGCTGGCGTCTGAGACAGAGAGGCTGAACCAGGAGCTGGGAGCTGTGACTGCAGAACGAGATGAACTTGCAGAAACTCTCGTAGAAATGGACAATCGGCTGAAGGAGCTCCAGGCTAAACATAGCGACAAGGTACCAGCTGAAAAGTTTGACAACATGAAAAACCTGCTGACCAACGCAGTGGACGAGAAGGAGCGTCAGCTCGCGGAGCTCAGAGACGATTACGATCGTGtgctggaggaggtggcagAGCTCCACCAGAGGCTGGATGGCCCGTCAGGAGCAACGGCGGCTGAAGAGCAGCACAGAATACAGGCAGCTCTGGAGGAGCAGAATGCCTCGCTGAAAAGGAAACTGATGGATGTCACCACCAAAAGCCAGGCGCTTATCAACGAGGTCAgggagagtgaggaggaaaGAGATGCACTACGAGACCAGCTGGACAAGCTCAAAAGCAGCGTGGAGACAGACTTCATGCCCAGAAAGGACCACGAGGAAACACGGAGGAACATGGTCATTGCAgtagaggagctggaggacaaactGGTGGAAGCCAGCGAACGTTACGGAAAAGCAGAGGCACAAGTTCAGCAGCTTCAAATGGAGAGAGCCACGATGCAGCAGACGATCAGCAGCCTCACTGCTGCCACTGAAGGACACAAGAGGGAAATGGAGGCAATGATGTCTCAGAACACTCATATGACCAGtacactggagctgctgcagaggaaatgtgaagacagagagagagagtttgcaCAGCTGAGCGCACAAAGCCAGACTCTGAAACAGAGCTTGGATGCAGAGTACGTTCCCAGAAAGCAGCATGAGCaagtgaagctggagctgagttCCGCCTTAGAGACGCTCCAAGCCGAGATGCTGAagatggagaagaaggagaagcaaaGTGGGGAGGAAGTGAAGAATGTGAAAGAAGGAAATGAGAAGTTGAAAAAAGAGTTGGAAAATGTGCTGTTGGAGATGAAGAGAGATTACATGAGCATAAAAGACCATGAAGCTGTTAGAGACAAATGTAATGCTGCTGTTCTAGAGGCACAGAACAGAGCAAAGGAGGAGTCGACCAAGTATCAGCTGGCGCAGGAGGAAACCGTGAAGCTAACGCAGGAACTGGAAGCTCAGCGGAAAGAGCTGGACACTATCCAGGAGGCCATTCAGTCCAGGTTCATCCCTCTGACGGCAGCGAAGCAGAAAGAACAAGCCCACACTGAGCAGGTGAAGGAGCTGACGGCCAAGCTCCTGGACATGGAGGACAAGTATAACACAGAACGCTCCGTCGCTGAAGGCAGCAAACTGGAGCGAGACCAGTTAAAGCGCAACCTCGAGTCCCTTCAGCAAAGACTGGACACCACGGGCGAAAAGCACCACGAAGTGAAGGAAGAGTTCGAGGCACTGGGCCAAAGGTTGGCGGAGGTTACGCTGCAGAAGGTCCAGCTTCAGGAGCAGAACGCCCTCTCCTGCAACCAGCTCCAAAGCCTCCAGGAGCGTCTGAAGTCGGAGCTGACGCGCATCGCCACGTACGACGCCGAGCTTCAGGCCCTGCATGACGCCCTGCAGCAGGCGCAGGCCGACTGCAAGAAGGCCAGGGAggcgcagcaggaggaggcccagAGAGGCGCCGCCCTGCACAaggagctccagctccagcgccagcagcagctccacacggAGGAGGCCCTGGAGGCCGAGCTGGCCCGGCTCCACATGCAGCtgcggcgggaggaggagagcagcgcgCAGAGGGCCGAAGACGTGTCGGCCCTGcactctgagctcctccaggcCACGCAGGCCCTCCAGGACACCCGCTACAACCAAGACCAAATGAACCAGCTGACCAaggacaagcagcagctgcaggaggcggcCGCCAGCCTGAGCAGCCAGCTGCTGAGCCTAACGGACGCGTGCCAagcggcgcagcagcaggcggcgcaGGCCAGGGACGGCGAGAGGAGGGCCcggggggaggtggaggcggcgcAGGAGAAGGGCCGCGGCATCGAGAGGGAGGTCCGAGAGCTGAAGGAGCGATACGAGCAGTCGCTCAGCACCATCTGTGACCTCCAGAGGAGGATTCAGACGTCAGCGCAGCAAACCGAGGCCAAAGACAAGAAG atcacagagctgctgacggACGTGGAGCGGCTGAAGCAGGCTCTGAACGGCCTGTCCCAGCTGGCGTACACCAGCAACACGCCCAACAAGCGGCAGACGCAGCAGATGGAGGCGCTGCAGGCCCAGATCaggagcctgcagcagcagctggct GATGCTGAGAGGCAGCACCGAGAGGTGGTGTCAATCTATCGAACCCACCTCCTCAGCGCCGCTCAG GGTCACATGGATGAAGACGTTCAAGCGGCCCTGCTACAAATCATCCGCATGAGACAGGAGTTTGTGTGCTAG